The following nucleotide sequence is from Candidatus Planktophila sp..
GGCGATTTAACACACTGGGCCGAGCAAGGAGTTCTTCTTCTCAATAGAGTCTTGACGACTCAAGTTAACCAATCGTTGACACATTCTGATATTGGTTGGCAGGTTATTACCGATGAAGTAGCGCGTATTCTAGGTACACGCGATGTTATAGCCGTTTTGTGGGGCAAGAGCGCTCAAGAACTCTTGCCATATTTTTCAAATGAGTTGGTAATCTCTGGAGTCCATCCAAGTCCTTTATCGGCATATCGTGGCTTCTTTGGATCAAAACCATTTTCCCGTGTGAATGAGATTTTGTCAGGTCAAGGGCGCTCACTTATAGAGTGGTGAAAAACTAAGAACCCGCAGATTTTTCTGCGGGTTCTTAGTTGATTTCTTAATGTTTTAGCCGATCCAAGCGTTTATTGGCGATGTAAAGAAGTAGATTATGAATAATCCAGATACTAGAAGCAGTAGAGGATGAACTTCCTTGCGTCGACCTTGAACAAGGCGAATGACTACATGGGATATGAAGCCAGCACCGATTCCAACTGAAATATTGTATGTAAATGGCATCAAAATGATTGTCAAGAATGCCGGAATCGCAATTCCATAATCATCCCAATCGATTTTCTTGATTTGGGTCATCATTAAGAAACCTACGATAACAAGTGCCGGTGTTGCCGCTTCATATGGAATGACCGCAACAAGTGGAGCAAGGAAAGTTGTCAGTAAAAATAGAAAACCTGTAACAATAGATGCCAGTCCAGTTCGCGCACCTTCACCAACGCCAGCGGCAGATTCAATGTAACTAGTATTTGATGAGATGCTTCCGGCGCCACCGGCTACGGCAGCTAGCGAATCAACTAGCAAGATACGATCATTGTTTGGAATATTTCCATCTCTATCAATGAGATCAGCTTCATAACCTATGGCAGTAACCGTACCAACGGTGTCAAAGAAATCTGAGAGTAGAAGTGTAAATACCAAGAGAATGCAAGCGATTAGAGATATCCGGTCGAAGGAGCCAAACAGGTTGAAATCTCCAAATAGAGAAAAATCAGGTTTGCCCACTACATCGGATGGGATAACCGGGATGTTAAGACCCCATCCCTTTGGATTAACTTCACCGGTAGCTCCATTAAAGCCAGGACCTATTTTAAATGCAGACTCTACTGCGATAGCTGCAACAGTTGCTGCAGCGATTCCAATGAGTAGCGCACCTTTAACTTTCTTTACCATTAAGATGATCATTAAAAAGAGTCCGAGAGCAAAGATGATAATTGGCCATCCGACAAGCGTTCCGTTATCACCCAAAGTAACAGGAACTGGACCTGCGCCGGTTTTTCTAACAAATCCAGCATCAACTAGCCCAATGAGTGCAATAAATAGGCCAATACCTACAGATATCGCGATCTTCAATTGAGATGGAACGGCCCTGAAGACGGCAGTTCTAAATCCAGTTAAAACAAGAATCGTAATGATGATTCCCTCAAGAACTACTAAGCCCATAGCTTCGGCCCATGTCATTTGAGATGCAATTCCAACGGCAACAAAAGTGTTTAACCCTAACCCTGTTGCAAGTGCAAGTGGGTAGTTACCAACAACGCCCATGAGAATCGTCAGAATTCCAGCCATTAAAGCGGTCATGGCAGCAACAGCAGCTAAGTTTGGTGCATCTCCACCGCCGAGATACTTTCCATTCACATCCTTGGAAAGACCGATAATTAAGGGGTTGAGAGCAACGATGTATGCCATTGTGAAAAATGTGACGAAACCGCCGCGAATTTCACGAGCTACGGTTGACCCACGTTCTGTAATTTTGAAATATGAATCGAGCATGGATTATCCCTTTCTGTTTTGGTATCGGGGGTGTTTACGACCCCGTGTGCAGTGAATCGGCCAACACAAAGGCCGGGGGATATGAGAAGGCTAATGGTTAAGGTGTAGTAAGACGGGCTACGACACCGAGAGCGATAGCAATAGATTGCCCGATCAAAGCGGCAAATAAGAGCGTACCAAGGCCTACATTGCCCCCCAGTAGGGCACCTAGAGCTACCACGGTTAGTTCAATGCCTAAACGTACTCGGCCAACTCGAACTCCCGATCGATTATGGATTGCCGTCATCAATCCATCGCGAGGTCCGGGTCCTAAGCCGCAGGTAATATAGAAACTAGTTGCAACTCCAACCATACCGATTCCCAAAAGTGCGAAAACAACGCCCGCAAAAAAACTATCTTGCACAGGAATAACTGAAACTCCTACTTGAATCGCAATCGCAATTATCACCAAATTAGAAATTGTTCCAAAGCCTGGTTTCTCTCGAAGTGGAATCCAAGCAAGTAAAACCACCGCGCTTATGAGAAAAGTTGACCACCCCATAGTGATGTTTAGATGATTCGAAATTCCCTGAGCGAGTACTGACCAAGGAGTATTACCAATATTGCTCTGAATGAGAAAAGCGTCGCCTACACCAAATATGAAAAGAGCAGCGATGAGAATGAAGGTTCTCAGAGGGTTTAAATCCCATCGCCCACTTGCTGTCCAGGGAGTTATTGGAACGCTTCGATGAGGACGCAGGAACTCCATTATTGGATTGGATGACATTGTGGGAGTCTATTGCCTCTAATGTATTTAGAGGGTATTTAGATGTTGCATCTATATTTAGTTTTGCGTAACCTTTGCAGAATGTTTCCTGGAGTTGGCACCGTAATAAATGTAATAGCGATAGTTATTGGTGCATCGTTCGGAGTACTAGTAGGAAATCGCATGGGTATTCGTACTCGGATTTTGCTAACAGATGTTCTTGGATTAGTCGTTTTGGTAAGTGCTGCTTCTGCCTTGATTCCCATGTGGTCTACTAGGTATACCTCGGCATTTGCCCAAGGTTGGGCATTACTTGTTATTTTAGGATCACTGCTCATCGGCGGGCTCATAGGATCTGCACTTGATCTTGAATCTAGATTAGATCACAT
It contains:
- a CDS encoding uracil-DNA glycosylase, with amino-acid sequence MNLFSQLHPDWQIALAPMRSNFEAIDAQLIEQDITPAYEFVLRSLNTPIDSIRVVIVGQDPYPNPAHANGLAFSVAPSVSPLPATLRNIFKELVNDCAIIHPENGDLTHWAEQGVLLLNRVLTTQVNQSLTHSDIGWQVITDEVARILGTRDVIAVLWGKSAQELLPYFSNELVISGVHPSPLSAYRGFFGSKPFSRVNEILSGQGRSLIEW
- a CDS encoding NCS2 family permease, with protein sequence MLDSYFKITERGSTVAREIRGGFVTFFTMAYIVALNPLIIGLSKDVNGKYLGGGDAPNLAAVAAMTALMAGILTILMGVVGNYPLALATGLGLNTFVAVGIASQMTWAEAMGLVVLEGIIITILVLTGFRTAVFRAVPSQLKIAISVGIGLFIALIGLVDAGFVRKTGAGPVPVTLGDNGTLVGWPIIIFALGLFLMIILMVKKVKGALLIGIAAATVAAIAVESAFKIGPGFNGATGEVNPKGWGLNIPVIPSDVVGKPDFSLFGDFNLFGSFDRISLIACILLVFTLLLSDFFDTVGTVTAIGYEADLIDRDGNIPNNDRILLVDSLAAVAGGAGSISSNTSYIESAAGVGEGARTGLASIVTGFLFLLTTFLAPLVAVIPYEAATPALVIVGFLMMTQIKKIDWDDYGIAIPAFLTIILMPFTYNISVGIGAGFISHVVIRLVQGRRKEVHPLLLLVSGLFIIYFFTSPINAWIG